tcatagtagagagaaaccctacaaatgtgaagaatgtgacaaagcatTTATCTGGCTCAGagaccttactcaacataaaagaattcatacaggagagaaaccatacaaatgtgaggaatgtgacaaagcctttacccagtacaTACACCTtgttcaacataaaagaattcatagtgcagagaaaccctacaaatgtgaagaatgtggtaaagcctatACTCGGTGCataaaccttactcaacataaaagaattcatactggagagaaaccctacaaatgtgaagaatgtggcaaagcctttatctggctcagaaaccttactcgacataaaataattcatacaggaaagaaaccatacaaatgtgaggaatgtgacaaagcctttacccagtacaCACACCTtgctcgacataaaagaattcatagtgcagagaaaccctacaaatgtgaagaatgtggaaaagcctatACCCGGTGCataaaccttactcaacataaaagaattcatactggagagaaaccctacaaatgtgaagaatgtggcaaagcctttatctggctcagaaaccttactcgacataaaataattcatacaggaaagaaaccatacaaatgtgaggaatgtgacaaagcctttacccagtacaCAAACCTtgctcaacataaaagaattcatagtgcagagaaaccctacaaatgtgaagaatgtggaaaagcctatACCCGGTGCataaaccttactcaacataaaagaattcatactggagagaaaccctacaaatgtgaagaatg
This sequence is a window from Microcebus murinus isolate Inina chromosome 20, M.murinus_Inina_mat1.0, whole genome shotgun sequence. Protein-coding genes within it:
- the LOC142862595 gene encoding uncharacterized protein LOC142862595, yielding MAPAVRLASVHTKVPGGCWEPGATSNILGLRKFHTVEKPYKCEECGKPFNCYPKFTIHRRIYTGEKSYKCQECGKAFTWCTNLTRNKRIHSGEKPYKCEECGKAFTQCTNLTQHKRIHSREKPYKCEECDKAFIWLRDLTQHKRIHTGEKPYKCEECDKAFTQYIHLVQHKRIHSAEKPYKCEECGKAYTRCINLTQHKRIHTGEKPYKCEECGKAFIWLRNLTRHKIIHTGKKPYKCEECDKAFTQYTHLARHKRIHSAEKPYKCEECGKAYTRCINLTQHKRIHTGEKPYKCEECGKAFIWLRNLTRHKIIHTGKKPYKCEECDKAFTQYTNLAQHKRIHSAEKPYKCEECGKAYTRCINLTQHKRIHTGEKPYKCEECGKAFIWLRNLTRHKIIHTGKKPYKCEECDKAFTQYTDLSRHKRIHSAEKPYKCEECGKACTRCIHLTQHKRIHTGEKLYKCEECGKAFTWHINLTQHKRIHTGEKPYKCEECDDGQTVWIPSRRIKPRVETQGEKMEETTRSEPGPG